The DNA sequence CCAAGCCGCTGAAATGTTGCACATTGCGCAACCAGCGCTGAGTCAGCAAGTTGCGACACTTGAAAGTGAAATGGAAAAGCAACTGCTGGTTCGTAGTCGCCGGGGTGTGACGCCGACCGAAGCTGGTAAGATCTTGTATTCGCACGCCCAAACCATTCTTAGCCAATGTGAGCAAGCCAAGAGCGCAGTGAACGGCGTTCGACAAACCATTAGTGCTTAAATTGGATGCGGTCAGCTACATGGTAAAGACGTAGCCGACCGCATTGAATACCCCATTTTTCGCAGGCGTGTCAGTTATACCGTTGCCTGGAGACTTTCTGGTTACGCCATCAGCTATGTGCGTTGTTGCCGACGATAACGAATACTGTAATAAGCGATAGCCAATACGACAAACCACACAGGGGTGACAATCAGCGCCTGTAATGTATCTGGCTGTAATGTCAGTAATACCAGCACAAATGCAAAGAATGCCAAACACATCCAACACATGATAATACCGCAGGGCATTTTGTAAGCCGACTGACGATGTAATTGTGGGCGCTTTTTACGGTAGACCAGATAGGAGCACAAAATGATGCTCCAGACGAACATAAATAAAATCGCGGATACCGTGGTGACTAGCGTAAAAACAGTCATGACGTCAGGTATAAGGTAGATAAGCACCACTCCGCATAACAAACAAATACAGGAGAACAGTAATCCACCCGAGGGAACCGCACGTTTTGATAACCTGCCAAAATACGCTGGCGCATCTCCCTGCCTGGCAAGACCGAATAACATACGGCTGGTAGAAAATACCCCACTATTTGCCGATGATGCCGCAGACGTTAATACCACGAAGTTAATCACACTAGCCGCCGCTGGTAGCCCGACTAAAACAAACATCTCAACAAATGGGCTCTTATCTGCAGCAATATGGCTCCACGGCGTCACCGACATAATCATTATCAGTGCGAAAACGTAAAACATAATAATGCGAATAGGGATAGCATTAATGGCACGAGGTAAGACCACGTTTGGGTTTTTGGTTTCAGCGGCAGTAGTACCCACTAGCTCAATACCCACGAAGGCGAAAATGGCTATTTGGAAGCCAGCAAAAAATCCGCTGAGACCCTTAGGAAATAACCCTCCATCTCGCCATAGATTGCTAAGAGACGCGACAGCGCCTGATGGGGAAACAAACTGCATAGCAACCAAGCCGGCACCTATTGCAATTAGTGCCACAATGGCCACTATCTTTATCATTGCAAACCAAAACTCCATCTCACCAAATAATTTAACCGTGGCCAGATTTAAAGTAAGCAATAGCAATACGCAAAGCAGTGAGCTTATCCATTGTGAGAACTCAGGGAACCAGAACTGCGCATAAGCACTGATTGCGACAACATCTGCAATCCCGGTGACAACCCAGCAGAACCAGTATGTCCAGCCGGTAAAAAAACCAGCCCAGGGGCCGAGTAGATCGGCAGAAAAATCGCTAAATGATTTATAGTTGAGGTTAGACAAGAGTAACTCACCCATTGCCCTCATCACAAAAAACAGCATAAATCCAATTATCATGTAGACGAAAATAATCGATGGGCCCGCCAAACTGATGGTCTTGCCTGATCCCATAAACAAGCCTGTGCCTATCGCACCGCCTATCGCAATCAATTGGATATGCCTATTTGTCAGGTTACGCCTTAGGTCATTCTGGCTATTAGCCTCGGTGTTATGTTGTGTTTTATCTGTCATAAAATGTTATTTCCAGCGCGGGTCAAGCATGGGGGAAACCAACCCCAAAAGCTGATTTCCAGAACGATTCCCTAAAAAATATCAACTCATACACGCTAACACTGTAGCTGTATGGGGTTATACAATATGAGGTTATACAACCAGTGCCAATGAAATATACACTGACTGGATGCATAAACGTCAGGGTCACGAATAGTAACACGCTATTTGGCGCATCATGAATCTATACACATGAGGTAACAACATGCGACATGCTGTTACCGGAAGTTAAAAGCGCAATAACATCAAAAAAACGAGAGAGATGATAGTCAAATTAACCGGCTCAAAGAAAAAGGAACGAATCGTTTGACAGATGGCGATAGTAGGAGAATAATCCCCTGCGTTGGGTCGTTAGCTCAGTTGGTAGAGCAGTTGACTCTTAATCAATTGGTCATAGGTTCGAGCCCTATACGACCCACCAACACTTCTCAAGCCATATCCAGTATTCAATTCAACCGGCTAAATACAAAAAATAACTCTTTCTCCTAACTGCTGTTATTTAAATATTAAAAATATACGATTAACTGAAATGTTTATCGATTGGTTAAATATTATTCAGTAATTAGCGCAGCTATTCAGATGAGGGTTAATTTTACGCAGGATGAGCCAAAGCAAGTATGTTTCCCATCAGACAATAACACAAGATAATGAGCATCTGATGGGAATACGAATACGACTAACGACGATAAACCG is a window from the Dickeya lacustris genome containing:
- the cycA gene encoding D-serine/D-alanine/glycine transporter, with amino-acid sequence MTDKTQHNTEANSQNDLRRNLTNRHIQLIAIGGAIGTGLFMGSGKTISLAGPSIIFVYMIIGFMLFFVMRAMGELLLSNLNYKSFSDFSADLLGPWAGFFTGWTYWFCWVVTGIADVVAISAYAQFWFPEFSQWISSLLCVLLLLTLNLATVKLFGEMEFWFAMIKIVAIVALIAIGAGLVAMQFVSPSGAVASLSNLWRDGGLFPKGLSGFFAGFQIAIFAFVGIELVGTTAAETKNPNVVLPRAINAIPIRIIMFYVFALIMIMSVTPWSHIAADKSPFVEMFVLVGLPAAASVINFVVLTSAASSANSGVFSTSRMLFGLARQGDAPAYFGRLSKRAVPSGGLLFSCICLLCGVVLIYLIPDVMTVFTLVTTVSAILFMFVWSIILCSYLVYRKKRPQLHRQSAYKMPCGIIMCWMCLAFFAFVLVLLTLQPDTLQALIVTPVWFVVLAIAYYSIRYRRQQRT